From a region of the Aulosira sp. FACHB-615 genome:
- a CDS encoding integrase: MPRNATSTYDPRKAEWESITIDQWEPSKWKQWKAKHPASDEFAKIEREYLRIKYAIQQANSALNLEKVKVKLKLTSHKTIGLQGTFPCRPGDIGKQGSPNKQYTISCGFAANDTGLKMAVLKARELDLLLITKQFQWTAELLGKQAQKIEPTAPEKSTKLISELIQEYERQFWKTHEKNRQGIRTWETHYLRHLKKLPPDIPMSAQALEAALEKTKPNTSSRFFLVWQLKKFCEFCGITNFATIYSYATPKPHPTLRKVPTDEEIIQGFIKIGSPLSVYASKENLTEPEQWQWAYGMLATYGLRPHELFAVDIDAFMDTANTFHLVKLNPSLTDGTKTGERSCGIPPLHPHWVELFDLKNIKLPYHTGTLNNKTAKLQVRFRNAEVGFKPYDLRHAYAIRGHRLRVPIKTMADYMGHTVQEHTKTYQRWMNEDANLAIYQEVVIHRQGTTKEALQERIKELEAENTALKAENATLKGLLIKHQLGELLS, from the coding sequence ATGCCCAGGAACGCCACCAGCACCTACGACCCCCGTAAAGCTGAATGGGAGAGTATTACAATTGACCAATGGGAACCATCTAAATGGAAGCAGTGGAAAGCCAAACACCCTGCATCAGATGAATTTGCCAAAATTGAACGAGAATATTTAAGAATTAAATATGCCATTCAGCAAGCTAACTCAGCATTAAACTTAGAAAAAGTTAAAGTCAAACTGAAATTAACCAGTCATAAAACCATCGGCTTACAAGGGACATTTCCTTGTAGACCAGGTGACATTGGTAAACAAGGTAGTCCTAACAAACAATATACCATTTCTTGTGGATTTGCTGCCAATGATACCGGGCTGAAAATGGCAGTTTTAAAGGCGCGAGAACTAGACTTATTATTAATCACCAAACAATTTCAATGGACTGCTGAACTACTGGGTAAACAAGCCCAAAAAATTGAACCCACAGCCCCAGAAAAATCTACCAAACTCATCAGTGAATTAATCCAAGAATACGAGCGCCAATTTTGGAAAACTCATGAAAAAAACCGCCAAGGCATCCGCACCTGGGAAACTCATTATCTGCGCCATCTCAAAAAATTACCCCCAGACATTCCCATGTCTGCCCAAGCATTAGAAGCAGCATTAGAAAAGACTAAACCTAACACCTCATCGCGCTTTTTCTTAGTTTGGCAATTGAAAAAGTTTTGTGAGTTTTGCGGAATTACCAACTTTGCCACAATTTATAGTTACGCCACCCCCAAACCCCATCCCACACTGCGAAAAGTCCCCACCGATGAAGAGATTATTCAGGGATTTATCAAAATTGGTAGCCCATTATCAGTATATGCCAGTAAAGAGAACCTCACAGAACCAGAGCAATGGCAATGGGCCTATGGGATGTTAGCGACCTATGGTTTAAGACCCCATGAATTATTTGCTGTTGATATAGATGCTTTTATGGATACAGCTAACACCTTTCATTTAGTAAAATTAAATCCTAGCTTGACTGACGGGACAAAAACTGGTGAACGCAGTTGTGGTATTCCCCCCCTACATCCCCATTGGGTAGAATTGTTTGATTTAAAAAATATTAAATTGCCTTATCATACAGGTACTTTGAATAATAAAACTGCAAAACTGCAAGTTAGATTTAGAAATGCCGAGGTCGGATTTAAACCTTACGATTTGCGTCATGCCTATGCAATTCGCGGTCATCGTTTAAGAGTGCCAATCAAAACAATGGCTGATTACATGGGGCATACAGTCCAAGAACATACAAAAACTTATCAACGTTGGATGAATGAAGATGCGAATTTAGCGATTTATCAAGAAGTAGTAATTCATCGACAAGGTACAACTAAAGAAGCTTTACAAGAAAGAATTAAGGAATTAGAAGCAGAAAACACAGCCCTAAAAGCTGAAAATGCCACCCTCAAAGGTTTATTGATTAAGCATCAGTTAGGTGAATTGCTTAGTTAA
- a CDS encoding PAS domain S-box protein, whose product MAGNLITVDKNTYDSLQKELKELRQLVVQYQQTNLHPEIALENSDRCFKNIADNLSGAIFQFTNCNGVWKVDYVSDFIWQLAGITTATVMEDINSFFACVYPEDFDSFIASATTAVDNSIPWHYEGRLVKPNGEIRWFQGESTPIHHDENEIIFCGVLLDITERKQAEAALKQLNEELEAQVDERTAALRQSEARFQKLADSIPGMLYEFRLDADGSISFPFVSSGCREIVGVEPEQLEKDATLGFADVHPDDLAGLQAAIMQSAQTLQKFHHKWRAGHIFGQQKWVRASSRPELQADGAIIWYGYLADITEAQQTEQQFKEQAQFLQSIWEGVDYGICVLDVLDNGTEFRYVKLNPAILNLSSISLEPLLGKTMAEGLSPEMADYYRQYYRKCVQSRKTIFFEESFVINEQEIWWLLNVTPLFDSESQIIQLVVTITDITERKQAEKERQLFVSLIENSDDFIGLASLDRKLLFLNEAGRKLVGLDNQEISKDFNANEFFCLEDREDLRQRIIPTVMESGRWQGEYRFRHFQNQEPILVDYSIFVIKNHDTGEPVCMATITRDIRDRKQAEAQLQQQEQFLRTIYDGFPHFIFVVDVLENGEFRFAGCNTAAEKMVGINHDKIVGKTPKELHGEVEGAVITQRYQSCVNIGDRIEYEECLTFDGLETWWLTTLNPLKNSEGIIYRIVGSTLNITARKKAEAELQASQHFIQRIADSSPHLLFIFDLEEQRNVYANKEIAIVLGYSIETIQEMGDSLVPTVVHPDDLAIVIQNHQQIVNAKDGDIFEVEFRIKRQNGEWSWFYTRETPFTRNADGKVKQVLGVSTDITESKQVFLQLQQQAQNLETTLLELQRTQSQLIQSEKMSSLGNMVAGVAHEINNPVNFIHANLIPASEYTQDLLRLVELYQEHFPEPPAEIQAEISHIDLEFLKTDLVKLLQSMQVGTQRIREIVLSLRNFSRLDEAEFKQVDIHEGIESTLMILHNRLKCKPNHPEIIVTKEYSKLPLVECYPGQLNQVFMNILSNAIDALDEAFVGEQGQIWIRTEVVNINRIAIRISDNGLGITQPVIAKLFDPFFTTKDVGKGTGLGLSISYQIVVDRHGGKLYCNSTPKQGAEFVIEIPITQPHNRK is encoded by the coding sequence ATGGCTGGTAATCTGATAACTGTAGATAAAAATACTTACGACTCCTTGCAAAAAGAACTCAAGGAGTTGCGTCAGCTAGTTGTCCAGTATCAGCAAACCAACTTACATCCAGAAATTGCCTTAGAAAATAGCGACAGGTGCTTCAAAAATATTGCAGATAACCTATCTGGGGCAATTTTTCAATTCACGAACTGTAATGGTGTTTGGAAAGTAGACTATGTGAGCGATTTTATTTGGCAGCTTGCAGGTATCACAACCGCCACAGTGATGGAGGATATTAATAGCTTTTTTGCCTGTGTCTATCCAGAAGATTTTGATAGTTTTATCGCTTCAGCAACAACAGCCGTAGACAATTCTATCCCTTGGCACTACGAAGGGCGTTTGGTGAAACCCAATGGGGAAATTCGCTGGTTTCAAGGCGAATCAACACCCATACACCATGACGAAAACGAGATTATTTTCTGTGGTGTCCTTTTGGATATTACAGAACGCAAACAAGCAGAAGCCGCCCTCAAACAACTCAATGAAGAATTAGAAGCACAAGTCGATGAACGTACCGCCGCTTTACGTCAAAGTGAAGCTAGATTCCAAAAGCTGGCTGATAGTATACCGGGGATGTTGTATGAATTTCGGCTTGATGCTGATGGTAGTATATCTTTCCCCTTTGTGTCTTCGGGATGTCGTGAAATTGTGGGGGTAGAACCAGAACAACTTGAAAAAGATGCAACCTTGGGATTTGCAGATGTCCATCCTGATGATTTGGCTGGGTTGCAAGCTGCAATTATGCAATCTGCCCAAACTCTGCAAAAATTTCACCATAAATGGCGGGCTGGTCATATTTTTGGTCAACAGAAATGGGTTCGTGCTTCATCTCGACCAGAATTGCAAGCAGACGGAGCGATTATTTGGTATGGTTACTTGGCTGATATTACCGAAGCTCAACAAACCGAACAACAATTCAAAGAACAAGCCCAGTTTCTGCAAAGCATCTGGGAAGGTGTAGATTATGGTATCTGCGTTTTAGATGTTTTAGATAACGGTACGGAGTTTCGCTACGTTAAATTGAATCCTGCCATTCTTAACCTTAGTTCGATATCTCTGGAACCTTTGCTCGGAAAAACAATGGCAGAAGGGCTAAGTCCTGAGATGGCAGATTATTATCGTCAGTACTACAGAAAATGTGTCCAATCTCGCAAGACAATATTTTTTGAAGAATCTTTTGTAATCAATGAACAAGAAATTTGGTGGTTGTTAAATGTTACACCTCTTTTTGATAGTGAATCGCAAATAATTCAACTAGTTGTCACTATTACTGATATTACAGAACGTAAGCAAGCTGAGAAAGAACGTCAATTGTTTGTTTCTTTGATTGAAAATAGCGATGACTTCATTGGTTTAGCTTCTCTAGACAGAAAACTACTTTTTTTGAACGAAGCCGGACGAAAGCTGGTGGGATTGGACAATCAAGAAATTAGTAAAGACTTTAACGCTAATGAATTCTTTTGTCTGGAAGATAGAGAAGATTTACGACAACGGATTATTCCTACGGTGATGGAAAGTGGTAGATGGCAAGGTGAATATCGTTTCCGACATTTTCAAAACCAAGAACCAATCTTAGTTGATTACAGCATATTTGTCATCAAAAACCATGATACTGGTGAACCTGTGTGCATGGCAACGATTACCCGTGATATCCGCGATCGCAAACAAGCAGAAGCTCAATTACAACAACAAGAACAATTTTTACGCACCATTTATGATGGGTTTCCCCACTTCATCTTTGTTGTCGATGTTTTAGAAAATGGAGAATTTCGATTTGCTGGATGTAATACAGCAGCAGAAAAAATGGTTGGCATTAATCATGACAAGATAGTTGGTAAAACTCCCAAAGAGTTACATGGTGAAGTTGAAGGTGCAGTTATAACTCAGCGTTATCAAAGCTGTGTAAATATTGGTGATAGAATTGAATATGAAGAATGTTTAACTTTTGATGGTCTAGAAACTTGGTGGTTGACTACTTTAAATCCCTTAAAGAATAGTGAAGGGATAATTTATCGGATTGTTGGCTCAACTTTAAATATTACAGCCCGCAAAAAAGCAGAAGCAGAACTGCAAGCTAGTCAACATTTTATTCAACGCATTGCTGATTCTTCACCTCATTTACTATTCATTTTCGATTTAGAAGAACAACGCAATGTCTATGCTAATAAAGAAATTGCTATTGTGCTTGGTTACTCTATCGAAACTATTCAAGAAATGGGAGATAGCCTAGTTCCTACTGTTGTTCATCCTGATGACTTAGCGATAGTCATCCAAAATCATCAACAAATAGTTAATGCTAAGGATGGGGATATTTTTGAGGTTGAGTTTCGGATAAAAAGACAAAATGGTGAATGGTCTTGGTTCTACACAAGAGAAACTCCATTTACTCGCAATGCTGATGGCAAAGTTAAACAAGTATTAGGTGTATCAACTGACATTACTGAAAGCAAACAAGTATTCCTCCAATTACAACAACAAGCCCAAAATTTAGAAACCACTTTATTAGAACTGCAACGCACGCAATCTCAACTTATCCAAAGCGAAAAAATGTCTTCTTTGGGTAATATGGTTGCAGGTGTAGCCCATGAAATTAATAACCCAGTCAACTTTATTCACGCTAATCTCATTCCAGCCAGCGAATATACCCAAGATTTATTACGCTTAGTAGAACTTTATCAAGAACATTTTCCTGAGCCGCCAGCAGAAATTCAAGCAGAAATCTCCCATATTGATTTGGAATTTCTCAAAACAGATTTAGTGAAACTACTTCAGTCAATGCAAGTCGGTACTCAACGCATCCGCGAAATTGTCTTATCACTGCGTAATTTCTCCCGTTTGGATGAAGCTGAATTTAAGCAAGTAGATATTCACGAAGGTATAGAAAGTACTTTAATGATTCTCCATAATCGGCTCAAATGTAAACCAAATCACCCAGAAATCATCGTTACTAAAGAATATAGTAAATTACCTCTTGTTGAGTGTTATCCTGGTCAACTCAATCAGGTATTTATGAATATATTAAGTAATGCCATTGATGCTTTAGATGAGGCTTTTGTCGGTGAACAAGGACAAATTTGGATTCGGACTGAAGTAGTAAATATAAACAGAATAGCTATTCGTATATCAGATAATGGTTTAGGAATTACTCAACCTGTAATTGCTAAACTTTTTGACCCTTTCTTTACAACTAAAGATGTAGGTAAGGGTACAGGATTAGGTTTATCAATTAGTTACCAAATTGTGGTAGATAGACATGGTGGCAAATTATATTGCAACTCAACACCAAAACAAGGTGCAGAATTTGTGATTGAAATTCCCATCACCCAACCCCACAATCGTAAGTAA